Below is a window of Camelina sativa cultivar DH55 chromosome 11, Cs, whole genome shotgun sequence DNA.
GAGCAAGTCCTGTAAATTTCGAAATTTATACTCGATATAATCAGATTCACATACTAAAAAGATGTTTGTATGAGCTTTTTCGAATTCGACAATTATATTTAACGAgaagaattgaaaaaatataaatacaagcTAGGAAGAACACATAAATACAAGCTAGgaagaattgaaaaaatataaatacatgtCAAGATTATTTCAACCATTATTTCACCTTTACTACAGACAACTTAATGTCCCCTAACTTAACCTGAGCACTAAAACAAACCTACCCAAACTCCGGTTTTCAAACGAATATTAACATGGTAAATTTAGCAAAACCGGTTATTTGGCCCAGTTATGACCTAGACCGAAGTATGAACAACTTGATGAGACTACCGACTGGACTAGCTTGTTAAACCAACCACAAATAGACCAAACCTAGTCACATTTTTGTTAAGAGCGGTCTTGGATCATTGAAACAAACGCCTCGGACCATGTCTGTTTAACTGAGCTAGAGACATCTGATCCGCTCACTTTCGCAGTAAACATGTTTCCGCCTGGACCAGTAAGTACCCATTTAACTTTCTTCGGTGGGTTTGGGTCGATAACTTCCTTTAGAAATCTGGTATCATTCCGGTTCACCGCAAGCTGAAAAATGTGTTATATAAGAAACCACCATCACACCATTACAACCTTGTCAACCTCTTAAATGATGTAAAAGCTTAAAACCAAACTTTGTTTATCTGTAAGCTTAGAAAACTTACAGCAAGCTGGTTAGAAACCGAGTCAACTGCACCATTCCCGACTGCTAGCAAGTATCTCTCAACGGCTGCCATGGAACGGAACTTATTCCCCGTTTCTGGCTCAATATAAGACTGCAAATAACAGTATTAACGGTTTTGAAAATCttgaacacaaaacaaacatacataaCCAGAGTATCAGATGTATACCCTGTCTATTTGAGTGGAACTTTTTCGTGGTTTCTCCTCAATGATCCATCCATCAGGTAATCTGAAATCTTTGGAATGGCTACGGCGATACTGTAAAAGCATAAGCTGCTGATCTGTATGGTTCCCGGATTCTTTTAAGTATCTCTCAACAGAAACAAGAGAACGGAAACGCTTTCTTGTTTTCCACTCAACATAATACTGCAAAAAGAACAATACTAACTGGTTTAGCAAGAGACTCAACCCTAAAAACCACCAAAATCATTCTAGTTTTATTAGGTACATGTTACACATTCTGTTCCGAGTAACATATAATGCATAGGGTCTCTACACAAGTACCTTATCAATACAATGAGAGTTTTTCCTCGGAACCTCTTCAACAGACCATCCTCTAGGCAATCGAAAACCCTTGGATGCATATTCAACGTTACGATGATCCTGCAAAAGGCATAACTCTCACTGGTTTCAAGTATTTGATCCAAGAATAAACATATATGCTTGT
It encodes the following:
- the LOC104726574 gene encoding methyl-CpG-binding domain-containing protein 7-like, with the protein product MQTRSSSSSPSPDEGQLQIVNTISYRGKILPGWTVVNRPRSTRSSSADTYFIEPGTGRKFSSLEAVHRHLAGEVSDRRLTRANTFFQDRTRVYGRSITIQDHRNVEYASKGFRLPRGWSVEEVPRKNSHCIDKYYVEWKTRKRFRSLVSVERYLKESGNHTDQQLMLLQYRRSHSKDFRLPDGWIIEEKPRKSSTQIDRSYIEPETGNKFRSMAAVERYLLAVGNGAVDSVSNQLALAVNRNDTRFLKEVIDPNPPKKVKWVLTGPGGNMFTAKVSGSDVSSSVKQTWSEAFVSMIQDRS